The region AGCAGGAGAAATGATGAGAACCTTACGCAACATTGTCACGCTGATGTTTAAGGAATTCCGCAGCCTGTTTACCGATCCGGTGTTGTTGGTGTTGATTGCATTTATGTTTACCGGCTCAATCATCAGCTCGGCGCAAATCAGCACTGATGTGAAAAATGCGACGGTCGGCATCATCGATCAAGACCGCTCGACCTTGTCGCTGCGCATCCGTGATGCCATCTTGCCGCCTTATTTTAAAGTGCCGGTGGAAATCAAGCGTGAAGATGCCGATGAACTGATGGATAAAAACAGTTTGATTTTTGTGTTGGAGATCCCGCCGAATTTTGAACGTGATGTTCAAGCCGGACGCCGCCCGTCGGTGCAGCTTCTGACCGATGCAACCATGATGACGCAGGCCGGTTTGGGTTCGGCTTATCTGACTCAGATTATCAACCGCGAAATTCGGGAATTTGTCGACATGCCCTCGATGCCGGTGGTTTCGCCGGTGATGAATATTCAGTTTAACCCCAATGGCGACAGCGTATGGTTTCTGCCGATTATGCAGGAAGGCAACAATGCGGCGTTGCTGATTCTGATTTTGGTCGGCGCGGCGGTGATTCGCGAGCGCGAACGCGGCACGATTGAGCATATGCTGGTGATGCCGGTGAATAGTTTTGAATTGATGATGTCGAAGATTTTGGCTAACAGCTTGGTGATTATGGCGGCGGAATTGCTGTCGGTATGGCTGATTGTGCATCATGCGTTGGGTGTGCCGATTAATGGTTCAATCGTGCTTTATGCGGCAGGCTTGTGGCTGTTTCTGTTTTGCGTGGCAGCCTTGGGCGTAATGCTGGCCACCGTTGCCCCGAGCATGGCGCAATTCGGCTTATTGATTATCCCGATTCACATGGTGACGCTGCTGTTTTCAGGGTCAACATCTTCGCGCAGCAATATGCCTGAAGCCGCGCAAAGGATTAGCGAATATTGGCCGCAAACGCAATTTGCCAATTTCTCGCAAAATGTTGTTTTTCGCGGCGCGGGCTTGGATATTGTGTGGCCGCAAATGCTTGCCTTAACGCTGTTGGGTTTGGCCTTTTTGGGCTATGCATTGCTGCGCTTTAGAAAGATGCTTGAACAGCAGGGATAATATTTTCAGACGGCATAATGCCTTGGTGCAATCAAGAGTTTGCAGGCGGCTTATAGTAAACTGAAATAAGAAATTTGCTTCGTTGGCTGAGGCTTGTCGCATTTTGATGCTGCCCGGCCTGTTGCCGTTTAAGACAGTTATATTTCTCAGATGGCCTCAATGGGTAGGCAAGCCATCTGAAAAGAAGATAAATATGCAAAGAAAAAGCCGCCTGCAAAGAATGGGACGGCTTTTTCTGATTGGTGGCAGCCCGATAGAATCAGATTAAAACCATTCAGAAGAATACATTGAAAACAATGTATCAAGCTATATCTCTGAAATTAAAAACTGCTCAACGGTTAAGTAACCGGATAAAAATCACCATAACAGCCATTCCGATTGCAAGCCGCCAATAAAACATATCTTTATCTGGAAAGAAAAATTTAAATCCTATCCCAATAATTAAGGAAGATATGGTAATAATTAATAACAGAAGGCATAATTTTTTCATGGTTAACCGGTTGTTCGTCTTAGAAATAGGGGCTGCCGACCGATGTTCCTATTGCGCTGGTTGCAAAAGCACCTCCGGCAGTCATTGCTGCCGAACGGATACCGTTCACTGGACTGAATGCACCTCCTACTCCGCCAAGTGCTACCGCACCCAGAAATTTGTTGGGATCTTTGCCTCCCGCAGCTAAATAGCCATATCCGGCACCATATGCGCCGGCTACTGCGCCTACTGCATTCGCAACCCAACCTCCGGATACATTTTGGATTTCTTCGGTACTTAGAACTTGCATAATAATTGTCTCTTATCGGATTAAAGTTTGAAACCAAACAGAATTTTCGATTTTTCAAAAATCCTACACAATAAGAGAAAATATGAGAGTTAAGGTTTTTATGTATTTTTTTTTTTTTTATAAAAAATCATTAAATTCAATTAATTTAAATTATAACAGTCAAATCATTATGAAGATTGAATTTTGATTGTTACAGGAATACTTAAAGGCCGTTTGAACACAAAAAGGACATTCCATGAAAAAATCCGTATCAATATCCGCCTTATACGCCGCTGTGTCGCTGCTCGTAACCGCTTGCCAAAGCACGCAGATTCCGCTTCATTCTGAGATTAATGTGCCGCAATCGTTTAGCGAAAGCGAAGCGGCAAAAGGCAGCGAACAAATCGCCCAATGGTGGCAGCATTGGCATGATCCGGTGTTGAGCCGTTTGGTTGAACAAGGCTTGGCGCAGGGCTATGATGTCAAAATTGCGGTCGGCCGCTTAAACGAAGCGCGTGCCGCCGGTCGGGCCGCCATCGCAGATTTAGGGCCGCAAGTCGGTTTGGGCGGGCAGGGTGCGGTTGTGCGCGGGGAAGTGGATAATCCGCTTTCGGGCGTGGCATCACAAATTCCGCAAGCGGGTGCATTGGGTAGAGACACAATGGATATCAAAGGCGATCAGTTGATGGTCGGTGTATCTGCTTCGTGGGAGCCGGATATTTTCGGCCGCAAACGCAGTGATGCTGATGCCGCCTATTACGCTGCTTTGGGTCGGCAAGAGCAGGTATATGGCGCGCAAATGTTAGTGGCCGGAGATATTGCCGAAAACTATTTCAAAGCACGCGCGGTACAAGGCCGTCTGAAAGTTGCGGATGCCAGCATTAACACGCTCGAACGCTTGCAGCAATATGTGCAGGGGCGTTTCAAAGCCGGTCATGTCAGTAGTTATGAGGTGAATGAAGTTAGCGTGCAGCTTACCGCCGCCGAAGCCAAACGCACCACGCTGCAAGCCGAATATGGCGCTTATGTGCGCAGTATTGCCGTGTTGACGGGGCATGTGCCGCAAAGCTTTGGCTTGCCGCCATCGGATGCGGACGTTTTAGCCAAGCAACCGGCAGCGCCAGGCGGACAAACGCCGCAAGGCATGCTGGAGCGTCGCCCCGATTTACGCGCCCGCATCGCACAAGTGAATGCTTATGCTGCTAAGTTGGCCAGCGCCAAAGCCGATTTGTTGCCTCGCTTCAGCATTAATTTTATGGGGCAAGGCACACGAATCGGTATTGACGGCAGCGATTCCTTGAAAGGTTGGGCAAGTCTGTTGAGCGTGGGTATTCAAATGCCGATTTTCACTAATGGCCGTATTAAAGCCAATATTGCCGCCGCCGATGCCCGCCTTCAGACGGCCTTGCTGCAATACGACCGGCAACTGTTAACCGCATTAGGCGAAGTCGATAGCGCCTATCAAAGCGTGCATGCCATGCAGCGACAAACGGGGCTGATGCAAACTGCCCGCCGTCAAGCCGCACAGCATGCGAATGACACGGAAAAACTGTTCCGCAACGATTACAAAACCTTAGACCACGCCTTGCGCGCACATTTGAACGAAAACCAAATGCAGGAAAACCTGATTCAGGCGCAGCTTGCCCGTGCGCAAATGCTGGTGTCGCTTTATAAGGCTTTAGGCGGCGGTTGGCCAGATAGCATGAATTCATCAGAATCGGGGGCATAATATAGATAAAGGCCGTCTGAAATGGATTTACCGTAATGTCAATTCATTTCAGACGGCCTTTTTTGACAGCGTGTCGTGTTTGTTACATATTTTTAAGTTTACAAATTTTAACACGCTAAAATCTGCTCAAAAATCAGTCAAAAAAATGGATTTAACCATTTTCAGACGGCCGCGCGACAAAATCAAAATTACCTGATTTCATAAGCCTCTAGCCATTTTGCCATTTGATGACATATTCAGCTGCTTTCACGCCAAGGCTTGAATTATCTGCATTATGGCTGTCAAGAGGGCAAAAATGTAAAAATCTTCAGGTTATCTGAATCTTGCAAGCAATCTAAAAAAACACGGTTTGTCAAGTACTAGATGTTCAGATTGAAATACATTATATTGTGTGCCGTAAGATTAATTTATACCGTATCTTGTGTTTTCAGCTAGGACTTTGACGATGAATGCAACCACTCACTTGCAAGTAACCAAACGTGACGGACGTTTGGAGCCGATTGATTTGGAAAAAATCCACCGTGTCGTTAGTTGGGCAGCCGAAGGTTTGAACAATGTTTCCGTTTCCCAAGTCGAATTGAAATCGCATATCCAGTTTTACAACGGCATCCGTACCGACGATATTCACGAAACCATCATCAAAGCGGCTGCCGACCTGATTTCACAGGAATCCCCCGATTACCAATATCTTGCTGCACGGCTGGCAATTTTCCATCTGCGCAAAATTGCCTACGGTGAATTCGAGCCGCCTCATCTGTATGACCATGTACAGAAACTCACGCAGGCAGGCAAATACGACCGACATATTTTGGAAGACTACAGCCGTGAAGAGTTTGACGAGTTAAATGCCTATATCGACCACAAACGGGATATGACCTTTTCTTACGCTGCCGTGAAGCAGCTGGAAGGCAAATATCTGGTGCAAAACCGTGTAACCCGCCAAATCTATGAAACGCCGCAGTTTCTGTATATTCTGGTGGCGATGTGCCTGTTCAGCAAATATCCGGAAACCACACGTCTGGATTATGTCAAACGCTTCTACGATGCGGTTTCTACTTTTAAAGTATCGCTGCCGACCCCGATTATGAGCGGCGTGCGTACGCCGACCCGCCAATTCTCAAGCTGCGTACTGATTGAATGCGACGACAGCCTGGATTCGATTAACGCCACCACCAGTGCGATTGTGAAATATGTTTCACAACGTGCCGGCATCGGCATCAATGCCGGCCGTATCCGCGGTTTGGGAAGTGAAATCCGTGGCGGCGAAGCGCAGCATACCGGCTGCATTCCGTTTTTCAAAATGTTCCAAGCAGCGGTGAAATCCTGTTCACAAGGCGGCGTGCGCGGCGGTGCGGCAACGCTGTTTTACCCGATGTGGCACTGGGAAGTGGAAAACCTGCTGGTGCTGAAAAACAACCGGGGCGTGGAAGACAACCGTGTCCGCCATTTGGACTACGGCGTGCAAATCAACCGCCTGCTCTATACCCGCCTGATTAAAGGCGGCAATATTACCCTGTTTTCGCCCAACGAAGTGCCGGGCTTGTATGACGCATTTTTTGCCGACCAAGACGAATTCGAGCGTTTGTACACCCAATACGAGCAAGACGAAAGCATACGCAAACGCAGCGTTCCGGCAACCGAACTGTTTTCATCATTAATGCAGGAACGTGCCGGTACCGGACGGATTTACATTCAAAACGTCGATCACTGCAACACCCACAGCCCGTTTGACCCGAGCGTTGCGCCGGTGCGCCAGTCCAACCTGTGTTTGGAAATCGCCCTGCCGACCAAACCGCTGGAACACATCAACGATGAAAACGGCGAAATCGCCCTATGTACCCTTTCCGCATTCAATCTCGGTGCATTGCAGCATTTGGACGAATTTGAAGAACTTGCCGATTTAACCGTGCGTGCCTTGGATGCTTTGCTTGATTATCAGGATTATCCCGTTCCGGCTGCCCGCATTGCCACTATGAACCGCCGTACTTTGGGCATCGGCGTGATTAACTATGCTTATTATCTGGCGAAAAACGGCGTGCGTTACAGCGACGATTCCGCTCTTGCGCTGACCCACCGCACCTTTGAAGCCATGCAGTATTACCTGCTCAAAGCCTCGGTTAATCTGGCCAAAGAATACGGCGCTTGTCCATTGTTTAACGAAACCGTTTATTCGCAAGGCAAACTGCCGGTTGATACCTACAAAAAAGATTTGGATGGCATCTGCCAAGAGCCGCTGCACTACGATTGGGAAAGCCTGCGTGCCGATATCGTGAAATACGGCCTGCGCAACTCCACCCTGACCGCATTGATGCCGTCTGAAACCAGCTCGCAAATCGCCAACGCCACCAACGGCATCGAACCGCCTCGAGGTTTGGTTTCCGTAAAAGCCTCGAAAGACGGCATTTTGAAACAGGTCGTTCCGGAATTTGAAACGTTCAACCGCCAATACGAAACCCTGTGGCAACTGCCGGGCAACGACGGCTATCTGAAGCTGGTCGGCATTATGCAGAAGTTTGTCGATCAGGCGATTTCCGCCAACACCAGCTATGACCCGGCCAAATTCGAAGGCGGCAAAGTGCCGATGAAACAAATGCTCAAAGACTTGCTGACCGCCTACAAATACGGCGTGAAAACCCTGTATTACCACAACACCCGAGACGGTGCCGACGATACCCAAACCGATTTGCAGGACGACGGCTGCGCGGGCGGGGCTTGCAAGATTTAAAACAGGTTAATTTTTGAAATATATCCAAAGCTTCTAGATAGTAGAAGGCTTTAAGGATTGTCTTAAATTGAAACCTGCTACTGTATGAAGCTAAATTATTATTTCCAGAAAAGGAAAAATATGGATGCCATTTGGTCATTCTTAGCTGAATATAAATTTTATGTATTTATTAGTGTTCTTTTAGTCATTTCTATTTTGTTGTGGCGTTTTATTGATAAGATTCAGCATGTTTCGTATGGTGAATTTAAAATTGATAGAAAAGTTGACTAATTTTAATAAGAGATAGTACCCCATGTCTTGCGAACATTTAACCATGTCCTACAGCACTTTCCCGAAAACCGCCAATGATGCGCTGAAAGAGCCGATGTTTTTCGGCCAGTCGGTGAACGTAGCCCGTTATGACCAGCAGAAATACGAAATCTTTGAAAAACTGATTGAAAAACAGCTTTCCTTCTTCTGGCGGCCGGAAGAGATTGACGTTTCGCGCGACCGTATCGACTATGCCAATCTGCCGGAACACGAAAAACATATTTTCATCAGCAATTTAAAATACCAAACCCTGCTCGATTCGATTCAAGGCCGCAGCCCGAATGTGGCTTTGTTGCCGCTGGTGTCGATTCCCGAACTGGAAACCTGGATTGAAACATGGTCGTTTTCCGAGACCATTCATTCCCGCAGTTACACCCACATTATCCGCAATATCGTCAACGACCCGTCGATTGTGTTTGATGATATTGTACAAAATCAATATATTATCGCCCGAGCCGAAGACATCGCCTGCTATTATGACGATTTAATCGAATATACCCAATATTACAATCTGTTAGGCGAAGGCCGGCATACCGTTAACGGCAACAGTATTACCGTCAGCCTGCGGGAATTGAAGAAAAAGCTGTATCTGTGCCTGATGTGTGTCAATGTTTTGGAAGCCATCCGCTTTTACGTTTCCTTCGCCTGCTCGTTTGCCTTTGCCGAACGGGAATTGATGGAAGGTAACGCCAAAATCATCAAACTCATTGCCCGAGACGAAGCGTTGCACCTTACCAGCACCCAACATATGCTGAACCTGATGCGTGCCGGCGAAGACGATGCCGAAATGGCGGAAATTGCTGCCGAATTGGAAAACGAATGTTTTGAGTTGTTCAAAAAAGCCGCCATGCAGGAAAAAGAATGGGCGGCCTACCTCTTTAAAGACGGCTCGATGATCGGCCTGAATAAGGAAATTTTGGGACAATACGTCGAATACATCACCAATCTGCGTATGCAGGCGGTCGGCCTGAAACCTGCTTTTGAAAAAGCCAACCAAAATCCGATTCCATGGATTAACGCATGGCTCTCTTCCGATAATGTTCAGGTTGCGCCGCAGGAAGTTGAAATTTCCTCTTATCTCATCGGCCAGATTGATTCGGAAGTCAATGCCGACGATTTGGGCGATTTCGAGCTGTAACCCTTCATTTACAAAAGGCCGTCGGATTGAGCATTTCTTTCAGACGGCCTTTTATCAAACTATGGCCATTATTAGCACACACGACAAAATTTTTGAGCTGCAAAACGGCGAGACCCTGCTGGAAGGGCTGGAGCGCACCGGCCACGAAGTCGAATACCAATGCCGCAGCGGCTATTGCGGTTCATGCCGTCTGAAAATCATCAGCGGCAAGGTCGGCTATGATGATTTCCCGTTGGCCTTTATCACACCCGGCGAAATCCTGCCGTGTTGCTGTCGGGTCACGGAAGACATCACGCTCGATTGCCGCATCAAAATCCGCGAGCCGGATTTGTTTGATGTGGATTTGTTTGACAAAGAATAACCGGTGTGACAACGGCTTGATTTTGCTGCTGTTTGTACCGATATTAAACAAACTGCTCAAAGGCGTGCATTGATACATTTTCGCCAAGCCGTCTGAAAACCGCGACACGCATTTTCAGACGGCATTGCTATCGAAATTTGTTCAAATCAAACAAACCAACAAAAAGATAATTGAAAAGGCCGTCTGAAACATTGCTAAGCGTGGCCGGCAATATCTTTCAGACGGCCTTTTTTTACGATTGGCAATTCAAAATTACCTAATCATTTTGTTTCAAGGCTTCATCATCCAGCGATTTCAGCCAAGCCAGTTTTTCACCGATTTTGATTTCCAAACCGCGCGGTACGGGTTGGTAAAACTCAGGTTCGTCCAAACCGTCGGGCATATAGGTTTCACCGGCAGCATAGGCGTGGGGTTCGTCATGGGCGTAGCGGTATTCGCGGCCGTAGCCCAATTCTTTCATCAGCTTGGTGGGCGCATTGCGCAAATGTACCGGCACTTCGTCGCCGGCATTGTTGTGCACAAATGCACGCATTTGGTTGTAGGCATTGTAGCCTGCATTCGATTTCGCCGCCGAAGCCAAATACAATACGGCTTGCGCCAAAGCCAATTCGCCTTCGGGGCTGCCCAGCCGCTCAAAAGTGGTGGCGGCATCGTTGGCAATCTGAAAGGCGCGCGGGTCGGCCAGGCCGATGTCTTCCCAAGCCATGCGTACAATGCGGCGCGCCAGATAGCGCGGATCGGCACCGCCGTCGAGCATGCGGCAGAACCAATACAGCGCGGCGTTGGGGTGTGAGCCGCGCACGGATTTGTGTAATGCGGAAATTTGGTTGTAGAAGCTCTCGCCGCCTTTATCAAAACGGCGGATTTGTGTGCCCAAACTTTCTGCGAGAAACGCGGCATCTAGGGTTTTCAGACGGCGTGTGCCGGCGGCGCGAAGCAATTGTTCCAATAAATTCAGCATGCGGCGTGCATCGCCGTCGGCTGTGTTCACCAATAATTCGCGTGCTTCCGCATTAATCTCAAAGCCTTGATATTCGGGCAACGCCAGCACTTTTTCAATCAATTGCTGCAAGTCTTGTGCAGATAAGGATTGCAACACATACACCTGCGCGCGGCTGAGCAAGGCCGGATTGACTTCAAATGACGGGTTCTCCGTAGTTGCGCCGATAAAGGTTAATAAACCGCTTTCCACGTGCGGTAAAAAGGCGTCTTGCTGCGCTTTGTTGAAACGGTGCACTTCATCGACAAATAAAATCGTCGCCCGGCCTTGTTGCAAGGCAATTTCGGCTTTTTCGATGGTTCCTCGAATGTCTTTCACACCGGAAAATACTGCTGACACGGGCAGAAATTGTGCATTGAAACTTTGCGCAAGAATCCGTGCCAAAGTGGTTTTACCCACACCGGGCGGCCCCCACAGCAGCATGGAATGCGGTTTGCCGCCTTCCACCGCCACACGCAGCGGTTTGCCTTCACCGATTAAGTGCTGCTGGCCGATGATTCCGTCTAAAGAATGCGGGCGCAGGCGTTCGGCGAGCGGGGCGTCGGGTTGGCGGGTAAATAAATCGTTCATGGCAGATTCCGTTTCAGACGGCATTGTGGTTTTCTTGCCGGATATTATAGCGCAAGCGTTCGCATGATTCAGAGCCTTGCTGTATAATATGCCGGAAATTTAAACCGCGCTGCCGGCTAAGCGGTGTGCAGTTAAAATAGGGCGATTGGGGCGGGATAGCCAAGCCCATTATCATGTTGATTTGAATGTTCCGTTTGGAAGGTTACAGAATGAAAAAAATCTTGGCAGCCGCTGTATCGGCTTTATTGTTGGGCGCATGCGCCAGCGGTACCAGCATATCGATGAACGGCTTGGGCAGCGGCACCGGTATAGGCAGCAGTGTGGTGAAAATGGCGGTGGAAAACCAATGCCGCACCGAATTGAACAAGCGCAACGAATGGCGCATGGCGGCTTTGGCCATGTCGGCTGAAAAACAGGAAGCATGGGAAGGCAAAATTTGCGGCTGTGCCAGCGAAGAAGCCCCTAACCAATTGACTGCCAACGAAATGATGCAGGTTTTGAACCCAAGCACCCGCACACAAGCCTTAGCGGCCGTGACCGCCAAAACCGTGACTGCCTGCGTAAAACGCGTTTACCGCTAATTAATTGTTCAGACGGCCCGAAAATACTTCAGGCCGTCTGAAATCTTTAATGATTAAACAGATACAGAGTAGAAAACATGAAATACATCAGCACGCGCGGTGCCACTGCGCCGAAATCGTTTAGCGAAGTATTATTGATGGGCTTGGCACCCGACGGCGGCTTGATGCTGCCCGAGCATTATCCGCAAGTGGACGAAGTGACCCTGCAAAAATGGCGCACGCTGAGTTATCCTGAGCTGGCGTTTGAAATCATCAGCCTGTTCGCTACCGATATTCCAAGCGGCGATTTGCGCGACATCGTCAACCGCACTTACACGGAAGCAGCTTTCGGCACCAAAGAAATCACGCCTGTGCGCAGCCTTTCAGACGGCATCAAAATCGAGGCCTTGTCCAATGGCCCGACCTTGGCCTTTAAAGACATGGCGATGCAGTTTTTGGGCAATGCGTTTGAATATGTGTTGAACAAAGAAGGCAAGCAAATCAACATTTTGGGTGCGACCAGCGGCGACACCGGTTCGGCTGCCGAATATGCTTTGCGCGGCAAAAAGGGGGTGAATGTATTTATGCTCTCGCCGGAGGGAAAAATGAGCGCGTTCCAACGCGCGCAAATGTTCAGCCTGCAAGACGAAAACATTCATAACATCGCAGTAGAAGGCATGTTTGACGATTGCCAAGATATCGTTAAAGCCGTGCAAAACGATGCCGAATTCAAAGCCAAATACCATGTCGGCACAGTTAATTCGATTAACTGGGGCCGCATCGTGGCGCAAGTGGCGTATTATTTCGCCGGCTATTTCAATGCCGCCACCGGCAACGGGCAAAAGGTGAGCTTCTGCGTGCCAAGCGGCAATTTCGGTAATGTGTGCGCCGGCCATATTGCGCGCCAGATGGGCTTGCCGGTACACCGCTTAATCGTGGCAACCAATGAAAACGATGTATTGGACGAGTTTTTCAAAACCGGCCGTTACCAACCGCGAACTACCGAGCACACCCACGTCACTTCCAGCCCGTCGATGGATATTTCCAAAGCGTCTAATTTTGAGCGTTTTGTGTTTGACTTGATGGATCGCGATGCCGACAAAATCCAAAGCCTGTGGGCCGAAGTGGCTTCCGGTAAAGGCTTTGATTTAAAAGACTATTTAGAAGAAATTCACGAGAAATACGGTTTCGTATCGGGAAAATCAACCCACGCCGACCGCTTGGCCACCATCCGCCAAGTGTACGAGCAAGACGGGGGACTGATTGATCCGCATACCGCCGACGGCGTGAAAGTGGCGCGTGAAGTACGCGAAGCAGGCGAAACCATTGTTTGCTTGGAAACCGCTTTGGCCGCCAAATTCGACCAAACCATTTACGAAGCCGTCGGCGATGTGACTATTCCGCGTCCGGCCGGTTTGAATGGTTTGGAAGATTTGCCGCAACGCGTCGAAGTGGTGAAAAACGATGCCGAACTGGTGAAAAACATCATTCGCAAAGCATTGGATTAATCACTCATTAGGCCGTCTGAAGCGAATTGATTCAGACGGCCCGAATCATGATTGGAAACGATTATTTTCAAAATATTAGAAAGCGCCGGCAACGGTTTTTGTTCATAGGAAAAAATTCATGTCATCAAAATTTTACACTGAAAAAGTGTTGTCAGTGCATCACTGGACAGATGCTTATTTCTCTTTCACCTGCACCCGCGATGAATCATTGCGCTTTGAAAACGGCCAATTTGTGATGATTGGCTTGATGGTGGACGGCAAGCCTTTGATGCGTGCCTACAGCGTGGCTTCGGCCAACTGGGAAGAGCATTTGGAATTTTTCAGCATTAAAGTGCAAGATGGTCCTTTGACCAGCCGTTTGCAGCATTTGCAAGTGGGCGATGAAGTGTTGATCAGTAAAAAACCGACCGGCACTTTGGTGGCAGGAGACTTGAATCCGGGCAAACATTTGTATCTGCTGAGCACCGGTACCGGCCTTGCCCCATTCTTGAGCGTCACCAAAGACCCTGAAATTTATGAGCAATTTGAAAAAGTGATTCTGGTGCACGGTGTGCGTTACAAGCAAGATTTGGCCTATTACGACCACTTCGCCAAAGAATTGCCGGAGCATGAATACTTAGGCGGTATGGTTAAAGAAAAATTGATTTACTATCCTGTGGTGTCACGCGAAGAATTCGAACATCAAGGCCGTCTGACCGATTTGATGAAGAGTGGCAAATTGTTTGAAGACATCGGTTTGCCGCCGATGAATCCGCAAGACGACCGTGCCATGTTGTGCGGCAGCACCGCGATGAACAAAGACACTGCCGCCATTCTCGACAGCTTCGGCCTGACTCCGTCGCCAAAAGTCGGCCAACGTGGCGATTACTTGATTGAACGCGCGTTTGTGGATCAATAATAGCCGATTACGTTTAGCCTTCATAAGGCCGTCTGAACATAATTATGCTTTCAGACGGCCTTTCATTTTATAGTGAACTTTAAATAAAGGAGAAAAAATGAATACCGTTCAAATCAAAAACGTGACACTGGGCGCAGGCAGCCCGAAAATTGCCGTACCGCTGGTCGCCAAAAATCCAGACGGCCTGCAACAAGCGATTGCCGGTTTGGCAGGGTTGAGCTTCGATATTGTGGAATTTCGTGTTGATTTTTTAGACACCGCCGCTGATGCGGATGCCGTGTTGGCGCAAACGGAAATGGTGCGCCAAGCCTTGCCGGATACGCCGTTACTGTTTACTTTCCGCCGTGCAGCAGAAGGTGGTGAATGCCCTTGTGACGATGACTATTATTTCGACTTAATTCACCGCGCAATTAAATCGGGGTTGGTCGACATCATTGATATCGAACTGTTTGCCGGTGATGAAAAAGTTCGAGCAGCGGTACAGGCTGCGAAAGGCAAAGGCGTGGTTGCGCTGTTGTGCAACCATGATTTTGACAAAACGCCAGAGAAAGAAGAGATTACCGGCCGTCTGAAAAAAATGGAAAGCTTGGGTGCGGACATCTGCAAAATTGCGGTGATGCCGCAAAGCACTGCCGATGTGCTGACCTTGTTGGAGGCCACGCAAGAAGTGTATCAAACAGCCAAGCAGCCGATAGTGACCATGTCTATGGGTAAACTCGGCGTCATCAGTCGCTTGGCCGGACAAACTTTCGGTTCGGCCATGACTTTCGGCGCTGCAGCCAAAGCGTCGGCGCCGGGTCAGATTGGTGCGAATGATTTGCGACAGATTCTGGAGACTCTGGCGTAAGTGATTTGAAATGAACGGGCCGTCTGAATTTTAGACGGCCTACTTATTAGACAAAAATAAATTGGCACATCGCATCATTTACCGAATTGATCCATCTCGAGCTATGGCAGATTTATATAGTGAATCCACTATAAAAGCCGCATTGATGCTTTCGTGGTGGAACAAAATTGCCCTTATCCGGAAATGGATGACAAAGATTTAGATGCGCTGCATTTGTTTGCCGAACAAGGCGGCCAGTTAGCTGCGTATTGCCGCATAATTGCGGAAGAAGCGTTGGTTAAAAATCGGTCGCGCGTTGGCGGTGTCGTCTTTTCGGGGTTGGGGATTGGG is a window of Neisseria yangbaofengii DNA encoding:
- the yfaE gene encoding class I ribonucleotide reductase maintenance protein YfaE codes for the protein MAIISTHDKIFELQNGETLLEGLERTGHEVEYQCRSGYCGSCRLKIISGKVGYDDFPLAFITPGEILPCCCRVTEDITLDCRIKIREPDLFDVDLFDKE
- a CDS encoding replication-associated recombination protein A; this encodes MNDLFTRQPDAPLAERLRPHSLDGIIGQQHLIGEGKPLRVAVEGGKPHSMLLWGPPGVGKTTLARILAQSFNAQFLPVSAVFSGVKDIRGTIEKAEIALQQGRATILFVDEVHRFNKAQQDAFLPHVESGLLTFIGATTENPSFEVNPALLSRAQVYVLQSLSAQDLQQLIEKVLALPEYQGFEINAEARELLVNTADGDARRMLNLLEQLLRAAGTRRLKTLDAAFLAESLGTQIRRFDKGGESFYNQISALHKSVRGSHPNAALYWFCRMLDGGADPRYLARRIVRMAWEDIGLADPRAFQIANDAATTFERLGSPEGELALAQAVLYLASAAKSNAGYNAYNQMRAFVHNNAGDEVPVHLRNAPTKLMKELGYGREYRYAHDEPHAYAAGETYMPDGLDEPEFYQPVPRGLEIKIGEKLAWLKSLDDEALKQND
- the thrC gene encoding threonine synthase, which encodes MKYISTRGATAPKSFSEVLLMGLAPDGGLMLPEHYPQVDEVTLQKWRTLSYPELAFEIISLFATDIPSGDLRDIVNRTYTEAAFGTKEITPVRSLSDGIKIEALSNGPTLAFKDMAMQFLGNAFEYVLNKEGKQINILGATSGDTGSAAEYALRGKKGVNVFMLSPEGKMSAFQRAQMFSLQDENIHNIAVEGMFDDCQDIVKAVQNDAEFKAKYHVGTVNSINWGRIVAQVAYYFAGYFNAATGNGQKVSFCVPSGNFGNVCAGHIARQMGLPVHRLIVATNENDVLDEFFKTGRYQPRTTEHTHVTSSPSMDISKASNFERFVFDLMDRDADKIQSLWAEVASGKGFDLKDYLEEIHEKYGFVSGKSTHADRLATIRQVYEQDGGLIDPHTADGVKVAREVREAGETIVCLETALAAKFDQTIYEAVGDVTIPRPAGLNGLEDLPQRVEVVKNDAELVKNIIRKALD
- a CDS encoding ferredoxin--NADP reductase is translated as MSSKFYTEKVLSVHHWTDAYFSFTCTRDESLRFENGQFVMIGLMVDGKPLMRAYSVASANWEEHLEFFSIKVQDGPLTSRLQHLQVGDEVLISKKPTGTLVAGDLNPGKHLYLLSTGTGLAPFLSVTKDPEIYEQFEKVILVHGVRYKQDLAYYDHFAKELPEHEYLGGMVKEKLIYYPVVSREEFEHQGRLTDLMKSGKLFEDIGLPPMNPQDDRAMLCGSTAMNKDTAAILDSFGLTPSPKVGQRGDYLIERAFVDQ
- the aroD gene encoding type I 3-dehydroquinate dehydratase, which codes for MNTVQIKNVTLGAGSPKIAVPLVAKNPDGLQQAIAGLAGLSFDIVEFRVDFLDTAADADAVLAQTEMVRQALPDTPLLFTFRRAAEGGECPCDDDYYFDLIHRAIKSGLVDIIDIELFAGDEKVRAAVQAAKGKGVVALLCNHDFDKTPEKEEITGRLKKMESLGADICKIAVMPQSTADVLTLLEATQEVYQTAKQPIVTMSMGKLGVISRLAGQTFGSAMTFGAAAKASAPGQIGANDLRQILETLA